The Populus alba chromosome 4, ASM523922v2, whole genome shotgun sequence genome contains a region encoding:
- the LOC118050901 gene encoding calcium permeable stress-gated cation channel 1-like has translation MATLADIAVSGAINLLSAFIFLLAFAILRLQPFNDRVYFPKWYLKGLRSSPSRSGAFVRRVVNLDFRSYIRFLNWMPEALKMPEPELIDHAGLDSAVYLRIYLMGLKIFVPITFLAWAILVPVNYTNNALEAAKMVADVTASDIDKLSISNIPLKSQRFWTHIVMAYAFTFWTCYVLLREYEKVASMRLQFLSSERRRPDQFTVLVRNVPPDPDETVSELVEHFFLVNHPDHYLTHRVVCNANKLASLVKKKKKKQNWLDYYQLKYSRDQSQRPQMKTGFLGLWGGKVDAIDYHISEIEKLSEEIEEERKRVLKDPKSIMPAAFVSFKTRWGAAVCAQTQQSRNPTLWLTEWAAEPRDVYWQNLAIPYMSLKVRRLIIGVAFFFLTFFFMIPIASVQALASIEGIEKRAPFLKSVIEIKFIKSVIQGFLPGIALKLFLIFLPTILMIMSKFEGFVSLSSLERRSATRYYIFLIINVFLGSILTGAAFEQLNSFINQSANEIPKTIGVAVPMKATFFITYIMVDGWAGIAGEVLMLKPLILYHLKNFFLVKTEKDREEAMDPGSVGFNTGEPRIQLYFLLGLVYATVTPLLLPFIIIFFAFAFAVFRHQIINVYNQEYESGAAFWPDVHGRVITALVISQLSLMGLMSTKQAAQSTPFLIALPVLTIWFHRFCNGRHKSAFVKYPLQEAMMKDTLERARDPNFNLKAYLQSAYVHPVFKGDDDDIDEDDLLSGKMETESVLVPTKRQSRRNTPAPSKISGGSSPSLPETVKNGEP, from the exons ATGGCAACGCTTGCAGATATAGCGGTTTCGGGGGCTATAAATTTACTGAGTGCATTCATTTTCTTATTGGCATTTGCAATTTTGAGGCTACAACCCTTCAATGATAGAGTTTACTTTCCAAAATGGTATCTGAAGGGGTTAAGAAGCAGCCCCTCGCGCTCTGGGGCATTTGTTCGTAGGGTGGTGAATTTAGACTTTAGGTCATATATACGGTTTTTAAATTGGATGCCGGAAGCTCTTAAAATGCCGGAGCCTGAGCTTATTGATCATGCAGGGTTGGATTCTGCTGTTTACTTGCGCATTTACTTGATGGG ACTTAAGATTTTTGTGCCTATAACATTCCTTGCTTGGGCTATCCTGGTGCCAGTCAATTACACTAATAATGCTCTAGAGGCAGCCAAGATGGTGGCCGATGTGACTGCTAGTGACATTGACAAGCTTTCAATTTCGAATATACCACTTAAATCACAAAG ATTTTGGACGCATATAGTGATGGCTTATGCCTTTACTTTCTGGACGTGCTACGTGTTGCTAAGGGAGTATGAGAAAGTTGCTTCGATGAGGTTGCAATTTCTTTCCTCAGAAAGACGTCGTCCAGATCAATTCACA GTCCTTGTTAGGAATGTACCTCCAGATCCAGATGAAACTGTCAGTGAGCTTGTGGAACACTTTTTTCTAGTGAATCATCCAGATCATTACCTCACACATCGG GTGGTGTGCAATGCTAACAAACTAGCCAGCTTggtcaagaagaagaaaaaaaagcagaacTGGCTTGACTACTACCAACTCAAGTACTCCAGGGATCAATCGCAGAGGCCTCAGATGAAG ACTGGTTTCCTTGGGCTTTGGGGGGGAAAAGTGGATGCAATCGATTATCACATATCAGAGATTGAGAAACTGTCAGAAGAA atagaagaagagaggaaaagGGTTTTAAAGGATCCAAAGTCTATCATGCCAGCAGCATTTGTTTCATTCAAGACTCGATGGGGTGCAGCTGTGTGTGCACAAACTCAACAATCAAGAAATCCGACTTTGTGGTTAACAGAGTGGGCTGCGGAGCCTCGCGATGTATATTGGCAAAACTTAGCCATTCCGTACATGTCACTCAAAGTTAGGAGGCTGATAATTGgagttgctttctttttccttaccTTCTTTTTCATGATACCTATTGCATCTGTACAAGCTCTAGCAAGTATTGAGGGAATAGAGAAAAGAGCCCCTTTTCTGAAGTCTGTTATTGAAAT aaaatttatcaaatctgTTATCCAAGGTTTTCTTCCTGGCATTGCATTGAAGCTCTTCCTTATCTTCCTACCAACAATATTGATGATCATGTCTAAGTTTGAAGGCTTCGTATCTCTATCATCTTTGGAAAGGAGATCAGCAACGAGATACTATATTTTCCTCATTATCAATGTATTCCTTGGGAGCATACTCACTGGAGCCGCATTTGAACAGCtaaattcttttattaatcagtCTGCTAACGA AATTCCTAAAACAATTGGTGTAGCTGTTCCAATGAAAGCAACTTTCTTCATAACCTATATAATGGTTGACGGATGGGCTGGCATAGCCGGAGAAGTTTTAATGTTGAAACCACTGATACTCTACCACTTgaaaaatttctttttggtgAAGACTGAAAAGGACAGGGAAGAGGCAATGGATCCTGGAAGTGTTGGTTTTAACACCGGTGAACCCCGTatacaattatattttctaCTAGGGCTTGTATACGCAACAGTGACACCACTTCTCCTTCcattcataattattttcttcGCCTTCGCCTTTGCAGTGTTCCGTCATCAG ATCATAAATGTTTACAACCAAGAGTATGAAAGTGGTGCAGCATTCTGGCCTGATGTCCATGGGCGTGTTATTACTGCACTAGTAATCTCGCAGCTGTCTCTGATGGGGCTGATGAGTACCAAACAAGCTGCACAGTCAACGCCATTTCTCATTGCTCTCCCTGTCCTCACTATATGGTTTCATAGGTTCTGCAATGGACGCCACAAATCTGCATTTGTCAAATATCCATTACAG GAAGCAATGATGAAAGATACCCTGGAACGAGCAAGGGATCCAAACTTTAATCTGAAAGCCTACCTTCAGAGTGCTTATGTTCATCCAGTTTTCaaaggtgatgatgatgatattgatgAAGACGACCTTCTGAGCGGAAAGATGGAAACTGAGAGTGTCTTAGTGCCTACAAAGCGCCAATCACGAAGAAATACACCAGCACCAAGCAAAATCAGCGGGGGATCCTCACCATCTTTGCCCGAGACAGTTAAAAATGGTGAGCCTTGA